The Juglans regia cultivar Chandler chromosome 16, Walnut 2.0, whole genome shotgun sequence nucleotide sequence CTAAGCCCCTAACCTTTGCCTTTGCACGACGCCTATTTAATCCCCTCCCATTTTCCCTCTCAATCTCAAACACACACAAAGTTACAACTTTATAAAACTTTATACTCGCTCTTACACTGCAGTACTACTGCCAGCACTGCATCTGCACGCAGTAAAGCAGGGAGTGGTAAGCATGATCAGAGAACTGATGAGTCGGAAGGCAATTCTCTTCTTTGGTTTCGCGTGCATTGTGATCGCCGGCGTTAGCGGCCAATCTCCGGCTACGCCTCCCAGCTCGACTCCCGCCCCACCGACGCAGACTAGTCCTCCCGCAGTTACTCCACCACCCACCACGACCACCACACCACCTCCGGCTGTCACCACACCTCCGCCGTCAAGTCCACCTCCGGTCAGCACTCCCCCTCCAGCTTCACCTCCCCCGGTAAGCTCTCCTCCTCCGGTGACTCCTCCCCCAGCCAGTCCACCTCCAGCATCTCCTCCCCCGGCCAGTCCACCTCCAGCATCTCCCCCTCCGGCATCTCCTCCACCGGCAACCCCTCCTCCAGCCCCTGCAACTCCTCCACCCCCAGCAACCCCTCCACCAGCTCCATTCGCAGCTCCCCCTATGGTTCCCACCACGGCTCCGGCTCCCGCACCGAGCAAGGACAAGGTGAAAGCTCCTGCTCTTTCTCCCTTGGCACCGAGTCTGTCCGTTCCGCCCACGGGAGCTCCAGGGCCCAGCAAGGCAGCTAGCTCTCCCGCACCAGCCCAGGTCAACGGCGTAAGTTTCcgtttctttcattatttttctcaGTTTGCACTCTGATGAAATGCACCTCGGTGACAGTTTACTGGTCAGTGGCTTCCAAAAGCAGCAGTTCTGAGTGTTCTAGTAAACGACATATCAGAAAATCCAATCAATCAAAACCAGTTTTTTGTGGCCACCCATTTTGGGTTGCACACTTGTATCGAgtaacaaaaaatatactcaTGGAAGAAGCATGAAGTGAATTGATTTCACTGTCTATAAGACCTTAACCTAAAAGGAAGAGTAAAAAAGACTTCTGATTTTCATTGTTCATTCGTTCTTgctctaaataatttttcagaatatcaatatataatcttttattaCTGATCACTAAGGTGATAAGTTTTCACGAGTGTAAATAATAGAGTCAGGGCTGGCCAACCTCTCATGTGCTGAAATGTTCTCATTTTTCTGTTAGTGATCTTCTATATACATCCTATCGATTAAAAAGCTTAATTTGCATGGTGCATTGCAGAGTGGAATTGAGAAGATATCATCCGTTCAGAAGGTGGTAGGAAGTTTGATCTTTGGGTGGGTTCTCCTCTGGTCGGTGCTTTAGATCGATCCATCTCTCAGGCTGCTCTGCTTTATTTCCGCATTATCGATCTCtttcgcctctctctctctctctctatatataaatatatatatatatatatatatatttaccggCCATATATCATTGTAGCCTCACCAGATTATGGAACTTGGTACTTGTATTTGGGACTATATACTTTACATTTGATTGAATTCTTTTGGGAGATTATTGAGGGGAGTTTTCTGTATTGGTTATTGAAGGAGTATTactacttatttttatttttttgattttgccTGATCATCACTTTGAATACATTATCAGTATTGTCTCTTTATTCTTGTTATCATTTTCTTCCTGGCCCATCTCTTTCAGACTCTGGTCGATCTCTTTGTTGTCCATAGAAATTAAACACATTAAATGGCTGGGATTAGAAATTTAGAACATAAAACAAGTCCGTCCCAAAGCAAAATATGGTATAATTAGTGGAACGAATTGTGTAGGGTCACATATCGGTCTAATTGGCCTCAAGGCCCTCAATCATTGACTCTTAATTCAACCTCCATTGATCTCACTGTTTCAACAATggctatatatacataaatctTAAGCTCGGCGGATGTTA carries:
- the LOC109014198 gene encoding classical arabinogalactan protein 9-like, producing the protein MIRELMSRKAILFFGFACIVIAGVSGQSPATPPSSTPAPPTQTSPPAVTPPPTTTTTPPPAVTTPPPSSPPPVSTPPPASPPPVSSPPPVTPPPASPPPASPPPASPPPASPPPASPPPATPPPAPATPPPPATPPPAPFAAPPMVPTTAPAPAPSKDKVKAPALSPLAPSLSVPPTGAPGPSKAASSPAPAQVNGSGIEKISSVQKVVGSLIFGWVLLWSVL